The DNA sequence ATCGTACGGAAGACTTCTTGCTGCGGAACATGGTCAATCCAAGAGTCTAAGAGAAATAACTTTTCTTTACATAGGCGACAAATACCGCGGACTTCTTCGAGATCGAAAAGACCCAGCAACATTAAATATATATGATCGTGACAAAAACCCAATTGCATGGCGATCCCCATGCCCCGCTCGGCGGCGCGCTTGATGATCTTGTCGTCGATGTCGGTGAAGTTGCGGACGTACTTGACCTGGTAGCCGGCGAAGGCGAGGTAGCGGCGCACGACGTCGAAGGCCAGCGCGCCGCGGGCGTGCCCGAGGTGCGAGAGGTCGTAGACGGTCACCCCGCAGGCGTACATGCCGACGCGCGGCGGGGCGAGCGGGACGAACTCCTCCTTGCGGCCGGTGAGCGTGTTGAAGATGCGCAGCGCCATTGTCGGGTCGGCATCATAGGGCAGCCGGCGTTGTTGTCAACCGAAGCGCCGGTCCCGCGACCTCCGGGCGGCGCGGGCGGGGTGGCCGGGCGCGGGCCCGGCCTTTCCCGGAATCCGTCTGAGCGCTTACCGCTTGCCGCAGCCCTTGCCCTTGAGCTTGTCCGCGCCGCTGCAGTCCTGGTCGATGCCGTCGCAGGGGATCTCGCGGGCGCCGGGATTGATGTTGAAGTTGTGGTCGTCGCAGTCATAGAGCTGGGCGCAGCCGGGCTCGGCGAAATAGCCGTCCTTGTCGGCGTCGGTGCAGGTGGGGGCCGGGGGCGGAGGCGTCGCACAGGCGGTCGCCGTGGGGCAGAAGGTGCAGGCGCCATTGGCGAGGTAGGCCGCCTTGTTCGCGGTCTCGTGGCAGAAGCTGCAGTCGTACGCCGTACCGCAGGTCTTGTTCACGTCGTCCAGGTACTGGCTCCGGGCAGAGGCCGAGGAAGAGAACAGGGAGACCACGGCCAGCGCGGCCACGAGGAACAGCATCGTCTTCTTCATTTCTTCAAGCTCTCCTTGCGTTTCATGTGCGTTTCGTCGATCGCGTGAGCCGGCATCGCCATCTCGCCTCCTCTCCCCGGCAGGCATCTCTGAAGCCGTCCGCGCCCGATCCGGCTCCATGCGCTCCGCGCGCCAGGGAATCCTAGGCAATGCGCTCCGCAATACTTCGTGACTTGAATCACCCGCTGCGCGCGGCCCGAGCGCCGCGGAGAGATCGTGCGCCGGCGTCGCCGGACGCGGCGCTTGCCTTTGCCGCCGGCGCCGGTGACAATCACCCCATGCGCCGCTGGCACATCGTCCAGAGCAAGCCGCACCAGGCCGACCGGGTGGCGGCACAACTGCAGGAACTGCTCGCGCTCGAGGTCTACAACCCGAAGATCGAGGTGCGCGCGGTACGCGGCACGCGCAAGCTCGCCCAGGTGAAGCAGCTCTTCCCGAACTATCTCTTCGCCCGGCTCGACCTCCCGCGCGAGTGGAAGACCATCACCTTCACGCGCGGCGTGGCCCGCGTCCTCGGCGGCTGGGAGGACCCGCGGCCGGTCGACGACGTCGTGATCGAGGCCATCCGCGCCCAGGAGACGGGGCGCGACCGGCTGATCGCCTACTACCAGTTCCGGCCGCAGGAGGCCGTCGTCGTGCGCTCGGGGCCCCTCAAGGACCTCTACGGCATCTTCGACCGCTACGTCGACGAGGGCGGCCGCGTGCGCATCCTGCTCTCGCTCGTGGGCTATTCGGCGACGGTCGAGCTCGAGTCGGAGCAGATTGCGAAGGTCTGATGCCGTGTCCGTGATCGCGATCGTCCGCAGCGCCCGGCCCCAGCAGTGGGTGAAAAACGTCCTGGTGTTCGCGCCCCTGGTCTTCGCGCAGCAGGCGCGCGAGCCGCGGGCGCTCGGACTGGCGACTGCGGCCTTCGCACTCTTCTGTCTCGCCTCCGGCGCCGTCTACCTCGTCAACGATCTGCTCGACTGCGAGCAGGACCGCCAGCACCCGCGCAAGTGCCGGCGGCCGATCGCGGCGGGCGAACTGGCGCCGCGCGTCGCGGGCGCTGCGGCGGCCGTGCTCGGCGCACTCGCCCTGGCGGGCGCGGCACTCGTCGGGCCGGGGCTCGTCCTCGTGCTCGGCGCCTACCTGGCGATCAGCCTCGCCTACGCGCGGGCCCTCAAGCACGTGGTCATCGTCGACGTGATGACGCTCGCGTCGGGGTTCCTGCTCCGGGTGGTGGCCGGCGGCGTGGCGACCGGCGTGCCGCTCTCGATGTGGCTGCTGCTCTGCACCTCGCTGCTGGCGCTCTTCCTCGGCTTCGGCAAGCGCCGGCACGAACTGGTGCTGCTCGAGGCCGGCGCGGCGTCGCACCGGCCGATCCTCGCCGAGTACAGTCCCTACTACCTGGATCAGATGATCGCGGTGGTCACGACGTCGACGCTCGTCTGCTACGCGCTCTACACGATGGACCCGGCCGTGCACCAGAAGCTGCACACGTCGCGGCTGCCGCTGACCATCCCCTTCGTCCTCTACGGGATCTTCCGCTACCTCTACCTGGTGCACCAGAAGGAGTGGGGCGGCGACCCGACGCAGGCGGTCGTCGGCGACCGGCCGCTGCTGGTCAACATCCTGCTCTGGATCATCGCCATCGTCCTGATCCTCTACGCCCGTTAGGCACCGCCCGCTGGCGAGGGCCTTTTCCGCCCCAGCGGCGTCGCTCCTCGCCTCGCTTGTGCGGCGTACACCAGTACGCCTCCGCGCGGGCTTGTCGCTTCCTTGCCGGGACGAAAAAGTCCGCTCCCCACCGGGCAGTGCAGTCAGAGCACAAGCGGCACCGCTGAAGAATCAGGCCTTGCCGGTCTTGCGGCGGACGAGGGCGAGGACCGCCGTCAACTCCTCGCTGCCGAGCAGGCGGGCGGCGCCGAGATAGACGCCGACGGCGACCGCCGCCGCGCCCGCGAAGACGGCGGACTTCAGCGCCGTGTGCCCGCCGGCCGTCCAGAGATCACCGCGCAGCAGCGCCCACCCCGCGAGCCCCAGCGCCGCGGAGGCGGCGACCGTCCGCGCCAGCGAGCGGGCGATCCTCCCGGTCTCCAGCCTGCCGACGCGGCGGCGCAGCAGCGCGAAGAGCACCGCGAAGTTCGCCATCGACGCGCAGGCCGTCGCCAGCGCCAGGCCGGCGTGGCCGAGCGGCTTCATGAGCGCGAGGCTCAGCCCGAGGTTCACCGCGACCGCCGCCACGCCGACCCGCACCGGCGTGCGCGTGTCCTGCAGCGCGTAGAAGGTCGCGGTGACCACGCGCACGCCGACCATCGCCCAGACGCCGAGCGCGTAGCACAGCAGCGCCGCGGCCGTGCCGTCGGCGGCCGCCACATCGAAGCGCCCGCGCAGGAAGAGCAGGTTCACGATCGGCCCGCGCAGCGCGATGAGCCCGGCCATCGCCGGCACCGTGATGAAGAACAGCAGCCGCAGCGCGTACGAGAAGTCCTCGCGCAGCCGGTCGGTCTCGCCGCGCGCGGCGTGCTCCGAGAGCGCGGGCAGCACCGCCATGCCCATCGCCACCCCGAAGATGCCCACCGGGAATTGCACCAGCCGCATCGCGTAGTAGAGCTGCGTGATGCTCCCCTGCGGCAGGTACGAGGCGAGGATGTTGCTGACGAAGATGTTCACCTGCGCCACCGCCATCCCCATGGTCGCCGGCACCAGCAGCAGCCCCATGCGCCTCAGGCCCGGGTGCCCGAAGGCGCCCGACGGCGCCAGCGAGAAGCCGGCGCGCAGGAACGAGGGGAGCTGGAACGCCAGCTGCGCGAAGCCCCCGACCGCCACGCCGAGGGCGACCGCCGCCACCGGCGGGCTGACGCGACCGGCCAGCAGCGGGACCGACGCGATCCAGACCAGGTTGAGCACCGCCGGCGCCAGCGCCGGCACGAAGAAGATGCGGCGCGTGTTGAGCGCCCCCATCACGAGCGCGGCGAGGCTGACGAAGAGCAGGAAGGGGAACATGATCCTGGTCAGCAGCACGGTGGCGGCGAGCTTCGGCGGGTCGGCGAGGAAGCCCGGCGCGATCGCGGCGACGATCTGCGGCGCCAGCAGCATCCCGAGCGCGCAGACCCCCCCGACGAGCAGCAGCATCAGGGTCAGCGCGGCGCGCACGAGGCGCGTCGCCTCCGCCCGCCCCTCCCCCGACTCGACGCGGGTGAGCACGGGGACGAAGGCCGAGGACATCGAGCCTTCCGCGAAGAGCTCGCGCAGCAGGTTCGGGATGCGGAAGGCGACGAAGAAGGTGTCCGAGGTGCCCGCGGCCCCGAAGAAGCTCGCGAGGGTCATGTCCCGCACCAGGCCGAGGACCCGGCTGACGAGCGTCGCGGCCGACATCGCGCCGGCGGCCTTCGCGATGCGTCCCTGGCGCTCCATGGCGCGCGATTCTAGCACCAAGATCCGCGCGGACGCGCGGATGGCCGCCCCGATTGACTCGGCGCGGCGGGCACGGCAAGGTATGCGCCATGCCCGCGCACGCCGCCGCGATCTTCCTCTCCGCGTTCCTGCTCTTCCAGGTGCAGCCGCTCGCCGGCAAGGAACTGCTCCCCTGGTTCGGGGGCAGCGCCGAGGTCTGGTCGGCCTGCCTGCTCTTCTTCCAGGCGGTGCTCTTCGCCGGCTACCTCTACGCGCACCTGGCGGGAACACGCCTGGCACCGCGCGTCCAGGGAGTGCTCCACCTCGCGCTGCTGGCCGCCTCGCTGGCGTTCCTGCCGATCTCCGCCGGCGCGGCGTGGAAGCCGCCGGACCAGTCCTGGCCGGTGCCGCGCATCCTCGCCTTCCTCGCCGCCACGGTGGGACTCCCCTATTTCATGCTCTCCGCCAACGGACCGCTGCTCCAGCGCTGGTACACCCTGCGCTCGCCCGGCGCGCCCTGGCGCCTCTACGCGCTGAGCAACTTCGGCTCGCTGCTCGGCCTGCTCTCCTACCCCTTCCTCGTGGAGCCGGCGCTCCCGCTGGGCGCCCAGCGCGCGCTCTGGTCCGGCGGGTACGGGCTCTTCGTGGCCGCGGTCGGCTTCTGCGCGGTCGGGCTGGTGCGGGCCGCGCCGCCGCTGCCCGCGGCCCCGGCGGCAGAAACGGCGCGGACGGGCGACGTCGGCGCGCGGGACTCGGGCCCGGCCTGGACGGCGCTGGTGCTCGGCCTTGCGCTCACCGGGTCGCTGCTCATGGCGGCGACGACGCACTACCTCTGCCAGCACGTGGCGGTGATCCCGCTGCTGTGGATCCTGCCGCTGTCGATCTACCTGGCGAGCTTCATCGTCGTCTTCGCCGGCGATCGCTGGTATCGCCGCGGCCCGATGCTGGCGCTGCTCGCGGCGGCCACGGTCGCCGCCGCCGCGACGCTCTTCCTCGGCTTCGCCATCGGCCTGCTGGCGCGCATCGCCATCCTCCTGGCCCACCTCGCCATCGGGTGCCTCGTGCTCCACGGGGAGATGGCCCGCCTCAAGCCCGCGCCGCGGCGGCTTACCGGCTACTACCTGCTGCTCTCGGCCGGCGGCGCGCTCGGGACGGCCTTCGTCACGTTCATCGCCCCGGCGATCTTCAAGGGCTACTGGGAGTACCACGTCGCACTGGCGGCCTGCTGGGGCCTGGCGCTGGTCGCGGCGCTGCGCGACCGTCCCGCGGGCGCGGCGGCGCGGGGCAAGGCGGTGCTCGCGGGCGCCGCGTTGAGCCTGCTGGCGCTCGTCGGCGCGCTGCGCTGGCACACGCTGGTGGCGATGGCGCAGACGGTGCGCGCCGAGCGCAACTTCTACGGCGCCCTCCAGGTGATCGAGCGCGACCCGGAGGACCCCGCGCGGCACCGCTTCGAGCTGACCAACGGCGGCATCCTCCACGGCGCGCAGTACACCGACCCGGCGCGGCGCCGGCAGCCGACCGTCTACTTCGGCGCCAGCAGCGGCCTGGCGGCCGGCCTGCGCGCCGCGCGCGACGCCGCCCGCGCCCGCGGGGGCGACGGATCGCTGCGCATCGGCTGCGTCGGCCTCGGCGTCGGCGTGATCGCCGCGC is a window from the bacterium genome containing:
- a CDS encoding putative metal-binding motif-containing protein gives rise to the protein MKKTMLFLVAALAVVSLFSSSASARSQYLDDVNKTCGTAYDCSFCHETANKAAYLANGACTFCPTATACATPPPPAPTCTDADKDGYFAEPGCAQLYDCDDHNFNINPGAREIPCDGIDQDCSGADKLKGKGCGKR
- a CDS encoding transcription termination/antitermination NusG family protein — its product is MRRWHIVQSKPHQADRVAAQLQELLALEVYNPKIEVRAVRGTRKLAQVKQLFPNYLFARLDLPREWKTITFTRGVARVLGGWEDPRPVDDVVIEAIRAQETGRDRLIAYYQFRPQEAVVVRSGPLKDLYGIFDRYVDEGGRVRILLSLVGYSATVELESEQIAKV
- the murJ gene encoding murein biosynthesis integral membrane protein MurJ — encoded protein: MERQGRIAKAAGAMSAATLVSRVLGLVRDMTLASFFGAAGTSDTFFVAFRIPNLLRELFAEGSMSSAFVPVLTRVESGEGRAEATRLVRAALTLMLLLVGGVCALGMLLAPQIVAAIAPGFLADPPKLAATVLLTRIMFPFLLFVSLAALVMGALNTRRIFFVPALAPAVLNLVWIASVPLLAGRVSPPVAAVALGVAVGGFAQLAFQLPSFLRAGFSLAPSGAFGHPGLRRMGLLLVPATMGMAVAQVNIFVSNILASYLPQGSITQLYYAMRLVQFPVGIFGVAMGMAVLPALSEHAARGETDRLREDFSYALRLLFFITVPAMAGLIALRGPIVNLLFLRGRFDVAAADGTAAALLCYALGVWAMVGVRVVTATFYALQDTRTPVRVGVAAVAVNLGLSLALMKPLGHAGLALATACASMANFAVLFALLRRRVGRLETGRIARSLARTVAASAALGLAGWALLRGDLWTAGGHTALKSAVFAGAAAVAVGVYLGAARLLGSEELTAVLALVRRKTGKA
- a CDS encoding decaprenyl-phosphate phosphoribosyltransferase — its product is MSVIAIVRSARPQQWVKNVLVFAPLVFAQQAREPRALGLATAAFALFCLASGAVYLVNDLLDCEQDRQHPRKCRRPIAAGELAPRVAGAAAAVLGALALAGAALVGPGLVLVLGAYLAISLAYARALKHVVIVDVMTLASGFLLRVVAGGVATGVPLSMWLLLCTSLLALFLGFGKRRHELVLLEAGAASHRPILAEYSPYYLDQMIAVVTTSTLVCYALYTMDPAVHQKLHTSRLPLTIPFVLYGIFRYLYLVHQKEWGGDPTQAVVGDRPLLVNILLWIIAIVLILYAR
- a CDS encoding fused MFS/spermidine synthase; translation: MPAHAAAIFLSAFLLFQVQPLAGKELLPWFGGSAEVWSACLLFFQAVLFAGYLYAHLAGTRLAPRVQGVLHLALLAASLAFLPISAGAAWKPPDQSWPVPRILAFLAATVGLPYFMLSANGPLLQRWYTLRSPGAPWRLYALSNFGSLLGLLSYPFLVEPALPLGAQRALWSGGYGLFVAAVGFCAVGLVRAAPPLPAAPAAETARTGDVGARDSGPAWTALVLGLALTGSLLMAATTHYLCQHVAVIPLLWILPLSIYLASFIVVFAGDRWYRRGPMLALLAAATVAAAATLFLGFAIGLLARIAILLAHLAIGCLVLHGEMARLKPAPRRLTGYYLLLSAGGALGTAFVTFIAPAIFKGYWEYHVALAACWGLALVAALRDRPAGAAARGKAVLAGAALSLLALVGALRWHTLVAMAQTVRAERNFYGALQVIERDPEDPARHRFELTNGGILHGAQYTDPARRRQPTVYFGASSGLAAGLRAARDAARARGGDGSLRIGCVGLGVGVIAAHTQAGDLLRYYELNPAVEAVARDTFSFLADARGKVEVVLGDARLSLERELTAGPRGFDLFIVDAFTGDAIPAHLLTRECVALYRAHLAAGGRIMLHVSNRYLDLRPLIVGVARDAGLDALITDSRPADDAELPATWAAIAPTGAFSAEERAMAVRSRPPSSLAPVVWTDEYSNLVGLLDPDRR